CCCAAGCGTTTTCTCAAATTTACCTGAGTGAGTTGCAAGGACAAATTTTAGCTTGTCCCTACTTTGCCGTAAATAATTTGAATCGTGATTTTGTAGGGACAAAGGGATTTTCTCTAGTATTTCGGCGCTCACATCTGACGGACATCAAGCAGCGTTTCCCTTACCTCAAGCTCTACCTGAATCGAGTAGTGCAACAAGAGTGCAATGCTTTTTACCTCAACCCCCTACTACTCGGACTCGGCTCTAGGGTAGACCCCCACATCGATCGCTCTTTGCGCTCCTACTGCAAAACGATCGCCTCTCCTGTTGTAGTCAGCGTTCTTTATGTCAAGGTACCTACAGATTTAGAGGGAGGGGAACTGGTGCTGCGATCGCACAAACGCCAAATTGCACAAATTCGCCCCCAACCAAACACTCTGCTATTTTTCCAGGGAGATTTAATCCATTCGGTGAAGCCTGTGACGAGTCCAGGTATTCGCCTGAGCCTTGTTTGTGAACAATACAACCTGGATGATGCTCAACTGAGGGAAATCCCAGAACTTCAACTAGAGTCAAGGGCAGTTAGAGCAGAGAAGGGGAGAAATAAGCCAAGAAAAAGAAGTTGAAGCAATAGCTTTGGTAAGCAAGTTTCCCTGATTACGAGCGAAAGTTACCCCATCTGGCTTTAACCATCCATGACCACAATAGATAAGCATGTTACATTAAATTAAATTCAACGATACTTTTGAAATTCTCAAGAGTTTTTTTTATGCCATCACATTATTACAGGTTTACACAGCAACAATTATAGCCTTCACTTTTACCATCATCAAAATTACACTTGCTATCATTATCATTAAAATACATTACTACTTTCATACTACTTATCAAACAAAAAGACTCAGAGCGATTAGGCTTCGCCTAGCCTACGGAT
This genomic window from Coleofasciculaceae cyanobacterium contains:
- a CDS encoding 2OG-Fe(II) oxygenase — encoded protein: MSYYHQYSQAFSQIYLSELQGQILACPYFAVNNLNRDFVGTKGFSLVFRRSHLTDIKQRFPYLKLYLNRVVQQECNAFYLNPLLLGLGSRVDPHIDRSLRSYCKTIASPVVVSVLYVKVPTDLEGGELVLRSHKRQIAQIRPQPNTLLFFQGDLIHSVKPVTSPGIRLSLVCEQYNLDDAQLREIPELQLESRAVRAEKGRNKPRKRS